The Microcystis aeruginosa NIES-843 sequence GCTAAGGAGAGCTTCGGCAAAATGACACTGCATTTTATCAGATTTTTGAGGAAATTATTGGTGATTCTACCCCGAAAAGCGATTTTTGTCTTAATTATCTGAACTATCTTGACTTATGGATTGTCCGATAGTATAATAAAAGATTGTGAAAGAAAAATGCGGAACTGGCGGAATTGGTAGACGCGCTAGATTCAGGTTCTAGTGTCTGCAAAGACTTTCGGGTTCAAGTCCCGAGTTCCGCATTATCTCCCTCAAGACGCAGTTGTTTAGGGTAGCCCTAGCGGGGTGAAAAATCCGATTGGCTATAATCTCGATCGCTCTCCTGTAACGGCTATGATTAGCAGTGTTCAAAACCCTTTAATCAAGCAAATTCGCAAGCTACACCGCACTAGAGAGCGACAGGAGCAGAATTTGTCCTTAATTGAGGGAACCCACTTACTAGAGACGGCTTTAGCCCTGAATTGTTCCCTAGAGACGGTTTGTTATACTGAAAAGTGGCAGCAAAGACAGGCAGAATTAGCGGAGAAGTTTCAAAATCAAGCGAAACGAGTCGAGATAGTTTCCCCGGAAGTCCTCGCTTCCCTAGCAACCACGGTTAACCCCGATGGTGTGATTGCCACTATTGCCCGTGATCACCTTCATCCAGTCCCCCAAAATCCGCTACAATTGGGCTTAGTTTTGGAAAGATTGCAGGATCCGGGTAATCTCGGCACTATTATTCGCACTGCTGTGGCTACAGAGGTACAGGGTATCTGGTTAAGTCTTGATAGCGTCGAAATCGATAACCCCAAAGTGATCCGCAGTTCGGCTGGGGAATGGTTTCGATCGCCCCTGGTGGTAGAATCGGATTTATCGGCTTTGGTGAAAAAATATCAAGCACAGGGGGTAAAAGCGATTGCGACTTTACCCACAGCCACCAAAAGCCACTGGGAGATTGATTTTACCCGTCCGACTTTAATATTATTAGGCAATGAAGGAGCCGGTTTATCACCCCAATTAGCGGCTTTAGCCGATGAAACGGTGAAAATTCCCCTCTTTGGTGGTGTGGAATCTTTAAATGTTGCGATCGCTACTGCTGTCATCCTCTACGAAGCTAGAAGACAATTATCCTACAGTAGTGGACTGTTTCAGCTAAAATAGGGCAATAGCTCGAACAAGCAGAGGACATCAATCATGGGAAGAGGTCGGCGAGATAAAGTCAATCTAACAGGGGAACAAAGAGAAAACCTCGAACAAATCAGTCGTAATGGCTATGCACCAGCTAAAAAAATTCTCCACGCTCGGATTTTGCTGATGTGTGACGAGGGAGAACAGGCGAAAAGGAAATGGACAGATGAAGAAATAGGCGAAGCTTTAGAAGTTCATAGAAATACAGTGGGACGTATTCGTCAAAGATTTCTTCAAAAAGGCGAAAAACCAGCATTAGAACGGAAATCGAGAAAAACTCCCCCCACTCCGGCAAAAGTTGATGGAGCCGCCGCCGCCCAAATCATTGCCCTGTGCTGTTCGGAGCCACCATCTGGCCGAGCCGAGTGGACAATCCGACTATTAACCTCGGAACTCAAACAAAGACAAATTATCACCGAGATTTCCAGTCCAACGGTGTGGCGTACTCTAAAAAAAACCAATTACGCCCTTGGAAAACCCAAAGATACTGTATTCCGGAACAGGATTTAGCCCGATTTGTTGCCCAGATGGAAGTTGTCCTTGACCTGTATGGCACTCAGCCATCGGAAGAAGAACCGTTAATCGCGATGGATGAAGCATCAAAGCAACTACTTGGAGAAGTTTACCCTCCGATACCCATGCAACCTGGACAAGATAAAAAAGAAGACTATCACTATAGTCGTGAAGGGGTTCAAGCCTTGTTCATGTTTTTTGACCCCCATCGAGGATGGAGACGGGTGAGTAACCGAGATAGTCGAACCCGAATAGATTGGGCAGAAGAAATTCGTCAATTATTGGATGTGGACTATCCAAAGGCTCGAAAAGTCAAGCTCGTCTGTGATAATCTCAACACTCATAACATAGCCTCGCTTTATGAAGCATTTCCAGCACCCGTTGCTCATCGTTTAGCTAGAAGACTGGAAATTTATTACACACCTCGTAATGGTAGCTGGTTAAATGTAGCCGAAACTGAACTAAGCGTCTTATCGAGGCAATGTTTAGATAGAAGGATTTCTAGCAAGGAAGAACTGAAAAGGGAGATAGAAACCTGGCAAAAAGAACGTAATCAGACTGCATCTACAGTAATATGGACGTTTACGACCAGCGATGCTAGGGTCAAGCTGAAACATCTTTATCCTGTGTTTGAGGAGGAGGAATCGGGAGAATCTATTGCACCAAATTAGCTGAAACAGTCCAGTAGGGTGGATTAGCGTCAGCGTAATCCACCGTTAAACCAGACAAGAATTAGAGATTTATGTATTTTCGTTTTCTGTCTCCCAATCTAAATCATCTAGCATCTTCAACAATAAATCGATGAATACGATAATTGCTCCACCCTCCTCTGGTTTAGGATCGATGAATCGATGAGCGTAACGATTACGAAAAATCTTCATTGTACCCGAATATAAATCACGGTATGCCTCTAATTCTTCTGATGGAAGCTTATCTTTTTGTACAGATTTATTGCTTCCAAAAATTAGGTTAACAATACCATTACCCGTGGCTTTTTGATTAATATTATCAATCTTTCCCAGTTTCCTCATGCGGTCTTCTAAAATCACTGTCGCATTGCGAATCGCAGTATCCCACGCTTTTGGATTATCTCCACCCGCACTCACAGAAAAACGGACTCTCTCCCATAGTTCGCAGTCTAAATGTTCAACTTCAGTCAAGGGAATTAGATGACGAATAGCCGAGCGATTGGGTTCAGCAAAGTTAGAATCAACCGCTTCATAAGCTTTTCCTGTTAGAGCGCCCTTGTATTGAACGGACTTCGAGTCTTTTTTTTGCCATTTAACATAATCATATTCTTCTAATATATCGAAGGTTGCGAATTCGACATAAGGAGGGCTATCAAAACCATTGTAATCTACCCAAAGATGACTGTTAACAGTCGGACAGTAGTACCAAATACAGTCCTCTTTAAGATGATCAGCCCGTACTTCTTTAACTATCCATCGCAAAAGGTTTTTTTGATTTTCTGTTAAACGCATATTTACGCCTCCAAAAATAATTAACAGTACTATTATACTATGTAGTTTTGATTTTCGTAACGGGAATTTGCTAAAACCGACATCTATATAGGGTCTGCTGAAAAAGTACGGGCGAAGCATTCGGATAGAAAATCTACGGTTTCACCGATAGGTTATTGCCCGAATGCTTCGCCCCTACAGGACACGGGCCGATGAAGACGCAAGGTTTTGAACGAAGATTCTCTCAAAATCTTGCACCTGTGAGAGCAAAACAGAACCCTAAAACCCTTACCTCGTCTATATTTCACATTTATTCAGCAAGCCCTATATAAATCCCTCGGATAGGTGAAACTGTTTCTATGAATAGTGAAATTTGATACAGTCAACCAATTTTTTACACTTCCGTTTTTTTGGCAAGTTTTGGCGGAATTTGCTCGGCTGTTAAGGTGACAATTTGGCCATCTTTGAAAATGCTGATAGACTCTCCTAAGAGGCGGTGTCTCTCAATTGCTTCTGCGATTGCGACTCTAACACCTGTATCGATTCGTTCCGATAATTTATCAGGAATTGGCTCAGTCATGGGCTGCCTCGGTTATTTGTTGCCAGATAGAGGAGTCATAGTTGACATCCTCGCCGCCCTAAAAGTGCGGCGATTCCTAAACCTCACGATTTAAGTTTCTGCTTCCACCACCGTCGCATACCACAGTTAAAAAACCATGTACTGTCTTACACAGAGTCCACAGACTTTCGCCCCATTTCAGAAGCCCGATTCCGTGTGTCCCACGGTACGTTGACCGCCTATAGCTTCTTGTACTTGTTGCGCGCGACTTTTTACCCGGCCAAGCTTTTCTGGTCGGAACCCCCTAAGCCTAGTTTTCAAGGTGCTGCGCCGTCCACTTGGTTTTCGAGACTGGCCTTTTAATTCTAACGTAAAGCCAACCTAGAACGGCGGGGTTTCAGACCCAAAATTTCCGATGAGGTTAATGCGTCCCCGCTCATAACGACGACGAACCACATCTTCAGGAATATTATGACCGCCACTGGCTACCCTTCTGTGAACTCTCTCTAAAGCTAATTCTGGACTTTGTAGCCAAAAATAAATAAGATTGAGCCTATAGCCAGAACTGCGACAGTCTCTCAAAAAACGGGCAAAATGTCGGGCTGCCAGGGTGCTTTCAAAGGCAAAATCTATTCCTTGGCACTTCAGTGTTACCAGCCTTTCTAACATCAACCGTCCTGCTTGGATAGCAACCGACTCAGGATTAAAAGGTGAGAGTCCGGCGGCAATTTCATCGGCGTTAACGTACTCGATAACGCCTAAAAAGTTGGGTAAAAGTTTTTTAGCGATGGTGGTTTTCCCGGAACCATTGGGGCCACCAATTAGATAAACGTCAGACACGAGGGAAAAGCTCGTCCTCCAGATTATTTTGAGATAACCTCGAACTAAGTACCAGTGGTACCAGTTTACCAGAAGTGGCTACTCTCCTAGATGATGGTAATCTGACAACATTTGGCGATGACGGTTGCCAAGAGGTTTTCACTAATCTCGATCGAATTCGTTACCCTGAAAAATCCTGTATTTTTTAACAAGTCAGACTAAATCTTTCAAGGAGGACTTGAAAAATTGCCTTGGCATAAGTTGCTATTTGAGAGATAAAAATATAGAAGCAGCTGATTATTTACTAACCTACTTTTTTTAATTTTTAACGGGTTAGGACTGAGATATACTGAAATTGTTGCTTATAGATCACTACTATGGGACGTTTAGCGCTGATCAGCGTCACTGACAAAACCGGAATAGTTGACTTTGCCCGTCAGCTAACAGAAGAATTTGATTTTGAAATTATTAGCAGTGGAGGAACCGCCAAAACGCTCCAATCGGCGGGAATTCCCGTGATTAAAGTGGGAGAATATACAGGATCTCCTGAAATCTTGGGCGGAAGGGTGAAAACTCTCCATCCTCGCATCCATGGCGGTATTTTGGCTAGACGGGATTGGCAGTCAGATTTAGCGGAAATGGAGGCTAATCAAATTCGTCCTTTTGATTTGGTGGTGGTTAATCTCTATCCCTTTGAACAGACGATCGCTAATCCTGATGTTACCACCGCTCAGGCGATCGAACAAATCGATATCGGTGGTCCGGCGATGTTACGCGCCTCAGCTAAAAATTTCGCCCATTTGACTGTCATCAGTAACCCGAAGTATTACGAGCAGTATTTAAGCCAATTACGGCAAAATAACGGCGAAATCTCCCTGGAATTCCGTCAAAAAATGGCGGGGGAAACCTTCGCTTTAACCAATGCCTACGATGGTGCGATCGCTGCCTATTTCGCCAGCTTAAACGGGGAAACGACTCGCTTTAATTTGGCAGGAAATGCCCTGCAAACCCTGCGTTACGGCGAAAATCCCCACCAAAGTGCCACTTGGTACGGCAGCGGTACAATGGCTCAAGGTTGGGGAAAAGCGACCTTATTACAGGGAAAAGAACTAAGTTATAACAATTTAGTCGATTTAGAAGCAGCCCGCCGTTTAATCGCCGAATTCGGCAGTGAAGAACCGGCCGCCGCTATCTTGAAACACACTAATCCCTGTGGGGTGGCGATCGGTGGTAGTTTAGTGGAAGCTTATACTAAAGCTTTTAACGCCGATGCTATCTCGGCTTTTGGGGGTATTGTTGCCCTAAATCAAGCCATAGACGAAGCAACCGCTAAAGAATTAACGAAAACCTTCCTAGAATGCGTGGTTGCCCCCGATTGTAGCCCTGAAGCCCAGGATATCCTCGCTAAAAAGTCAAAAGTGCGGATTTTATTACTGCCGGACTTAACCACGGGAGAAAAACAAACAGTAAAAGTTATCGCTGGCGGTTTTCTAGTACAAGCGGCCGATGACGTGGTAGAAACCCCGGATGAGTGGCGAGTGGTGACAGAAAAACAACCTACCCCCGCACAATTAGCGGAATTGCTGTTTGCTTGGAAGGTATCTAAGCACGTTAAATCTAACGCTATTGTAGTGACAAAAAATCAAACTACTTTAGGCGTTGGTGCGGGGCAAATGAATCGCGTT is a genomic window containing:
- a CDS encoding TrmH family RNA methyltransferase; translation: MISSVQNPLIKQIRKLHRTRERQEQNLSLIEGTHLLETALALNCSLETVCYTEKWQQRQAELAEKFQNQAKRVEIVSPEVLASLATTVNPDGVIATIARDHLHPVPQNPLQLGLVLERLQDPGNLGTIIRTAVATEVQGIWLSLDSVEIDNPKVIRSSAGEWFRSPLVVESDLSALVKKYQAQGVKAIATLPTATKSHWEIDFTRPTLILLGNEGAGLSPQLAALADETVKIPLFGGVESLNVAIATAVILYEARRQLSYSSGLFQLK
- a CDS encoding IS630-like element ISMae25 family transposase (programmed frameshift), encoding MGRGRRDKVNLTGEQRENLEQISRNGYAPAKKILHARILLMCDEGEQAKRKWTDEEIGEALEVHRNTVGRIRQRFLQKGEKPALERKSRKTPPTPAKVDGAAAAQIIALCCSEPPSGRAEWTIRLLTSELKQRQIITEISSPTVWRTPKKNQLRPWKTQRYCIPEQDLARFVAQMEVVLDLYGTQPSEEEPLIAMDEASKQLLGEVYPPIPMQPGQDKKEDYHYSREGVQALFMFFDPHRGWRRVSNRDSRTRIDWAEEIRQLLDVDYPKARKVKLVCDNLNTHNIASLYEAFPAPVAHRLARRLEIYYTPRNGSWLNVAETELSVLSRQCLDRRISSKEELKREIETWQKERNQTASTVIWTFTTSDARVKLKHLYPVFEEEESGESIAPN
- a CDS encoding TIGR02391 family protein, whose protein sequence is MRLTENQKNLLRWIVKEVRADHLKEDCIWYYCPTVNSHLWVDYNGFDSPPYVEFATFDILEEYDYVKWQKKDSKSVQYKGALTGKAYEAVDSNFAEPNRSAIRHLIPLTEVEHLDCELWERVRFSVSAGGDNPKAWDTAIRNATVILEDRMRKLGKIDNINQKATGNGIVNLIFGSNKSVQKDKLPSEELEAYRDLYSGTMKIFRNRYAHRFIDPKPEEGGAIIVFIDLLLKMLDDLDWETENENT
- the purH gene encoding bifunctional phosphoribosylaminoimidazolecarboxamide formyltransferase/IMP cyclohydrolase, producing MGRLALISVTDKTGIVDFARQLTEEFDFEIISSGGTAKTLQSAGIPVIKVGEYTGSPEILGGRVKTLHPRIHGGILARRDWQSDLAEMEANQIRPFDLVVVNLYPFEQTIANPDVTTAQAIEQIDIGGPAMLRASAKNFAHLTVISNPKYYEQYLSQLRQNNGEISLEFRQKMAGETFALTNAYDGAIAAYFASLNGETTRFNLAGNALQTLRYGENPHQSATWYGSGTMAQGWGKATLLQGKELSYNNLVDLEAARRLIAEFGSEEPAAAILKHTNPCGVAIGGSLVEAYTKAFNADAISAFGGIVALNQAIDEATAKELTKTFLECVVAPDCSPEAQDILAKKSKVRILLLPDLTTGEKQTVKVIAGGFLVQAADDVVETPDEWRVVTEKQPTPAQLAELLFAWKVSKHVKSNAIVVTKNQTTLGVGAGQMNRVGSVKIALEQAAEAAKGGYLASDGFFPFDDSVRTAAQFGIEAIVQPGGSLKDQDSINAANELGLIMVLTGIRHFLH